The following nucleotide sequence is from Eschrichtius robustus isolate mEscRob2 chromosome 10, mEscRob2.pri, whole genome shotgun sequence.
CTTCATTCCAGGAAGCATCACAGTCTCCTTCTGAGGAGGAGACTGCTCCTCAGTTTCCATTGTTTCCATGCTCTGTACCACGAGGCGCCCTGGCCACAGGACTCACCTGACCGACCAGTGGACCCCTGTCCCAGGGGCAGTCAGCATATGGGCTGTCTGGTGGCCGATACTGGATGATGACTAACCAAACCCCTTAGTTCTGTCTCTCAGGAGCTTGAACTCAAAACACCAGGACAGAGTCAGCAGCTGGtgtaaggaaggaaggacaggaaGGAGAAACCAGAGTAACACAAAGAAAGCAGGTAGTGAGGAGTGGCCTGGCCTGTGGGAGCTGAAGCTGAGTCACAGGGAGAAGGGTAGGGGGTAATTAGCCCCAGctggaggaggaagagcaagGCCAGGGTGGCTGAGTCTCTAACATGGTGGACCCTGGGCAGTTGTCCCTGGAGGTGGGGGACAGAGAGTTCTGCCACAGAGGGACCAGCAGGAGCCACTCAGATCCTGACTGACAGTCCAGTGCCTGTTCAACCATGAGGCCTGACTGTGCCACTGTCCCCCATGAACCCCAAGACATCCCCTAACCCTTGAGGAAGCCCAAGCGGAAGGAGGGGGAGGCTCCTGGCATTTAGAGAGCAGAGGTCAAAGATGCTAGACATCCCGAATACGAGTCACTACAGCCCAGTGAAGGAGGGTCCTTCCACCCGCTCACATCCAAGTATCCCTCGTACCTCCTTCACGGGGCTTGGGGAGCATTAGATAAGATTAAGAAAACAGTTGTAAATTAATGGCAACCCATATTAATATTAATACCTCACCATTATCTCAAATACAACAAATCAAATTGGCCATAAACTCCCTCAATCACAGAAACTATCTCTTAGTCATATCTCTATTTCTAGTAACCAGCCTGGAGCTGGgcacaaagatgtagagaaactgtACACAGAAATGTCAGAGACAACCCTGTAGCCACCCTACCTCCACCAGCCCAGACAGGCTCTCCTTCTAACTTCCTCCAGGTCTTCCTTCCCGTTCACAAGATCTGGGGATCTAGCCattgttcattttcctttctcctgcATGTCCCACCCCAGATCTATCTCTAAATTCTATCATTTCTTCCTCCTAAACGTCTCCCAGGGCCACTCTCTCCTCCATCCCTGTTATTGTCACCCTGGGCTAGTGCTGCCCGCTGTTCCCGTGACCAGCCCCCTGGACAGCTTTGTGACATTCTCAGCCTTGCCTCAGTCTCTGGATGTTCCCACTCTGCTGGACAGTCTCTGAAGGCAAAGACTCCCTTCTGCCATCGTGTCCCCCACTCACCCCTACCCTTTGGTACCTGGCACAAGGCCTGGCACACATGACATGTTTGTAGCACAGAGATTGTTCAGAGTGGAGGGCAGgctggtgggggagagagagggtgagggaggcggggggaagagagagagagagagagagagagcacacacCCTGGGTCACCCAGTGGAGGGGAGGAGATGCCTAGGTGGCCAGGAATCCTGCTGGTTCCACAATGTTATGAACATAGAGTGTTCCTAAATAATTTTTATCTCCCCAACTGCTCTTTTCAAGAAGTTTAAGCATTTTGAAGTTTGTAGAAATTCAAGCAGCAAATGGAAATGCTTCCCCTGATATCCTTCAGTGGCCTAAGAGTGGAAAGTTACAGCAGGaacaaaggaaggagaaaaagaagttttCCTGGAGTGCTTTCAGCATAATTGGATCTTGGGGACATTGTCCCAGAAGTATAAAAATCTTCCTGactttgtatgattccatttccaaACTTTTAATCACTTCAGGGAACACAATAGTCCCAACTGCAGTACTGATTTCAAATTGCCTTCTACATGGACTGGTTGTTCCTTTAGAGATTTTGCCTAAAACACAGAACTAAGAGTGGGAGGAACTGGCTTTCACCCCTTCTTCAAATCAGAGATGGACAACTCAGCCTGGACCTGTCAAACTAGTGTTGATACTTCTGGCCCATGTactgttcccaggccatagggacCCTTTCTCAGTAGGTTCCTGAAAAAGGTAAGTGAGAGTTCTTATAAGAGTAATCCTCAACCTTTTATTGGCCCAGGGACATTTCCAGCTTCTGACTTGATTTTTCAAAGGGGTTGGCGCTtgagaaggagaaaatgaaacaatttcAAAGATTGAGGGCCATGCAAAACCCCTTGGTCAGAAAAACCTAGACGGCAAGAAGCCTGTGAAACTTTGTCTTATTTCATAGATTCCTCTAACTTCAAAGACACCCCCAGGATGAGATGATCCCACAGTTTCAGAGCCTCTTCTTGTACAACTCCAGGGAGCACCATTCACATTGTAGCCATGGAAATGGCTGGAGTTGCACTGTTGTTATGTTACAGAGGTGTCATTTACATTGACCACAATGAAAACAGAGTCTCCCGGAGCTGCGTATCCCTGTGGTCTGGCCTCTGGAGGGCCTCATGGGCTGAGCAGCCCAGACTTTCTGAGCCCTCCTTGACCACTTCAGCAACAGCAGCTCTGCTTTAtccttggggggggtggggggagtctgaatttaagaaaacaagagTTCTCTTTCTTAAAGAGTTTGAATATCATTGATCTCTTCCAACCCCAACATAGAATAGGGTAACCTGAGGGTCTAAGAGAGGGAAGCAGTACTGAAGTCTACACAGCAGGTTAGAATGCGGCCCAAATCTCTGTGGTTACAGACCTGGTGTATTTgcacaaattcaatgcaattcttgAAGGAAGCTGACCACCATCATATGATCAAGAAAAACTTAGAAAACTGCCTGCTGGGCTCAATACGAAAAAGAATTTTCTAATACTCTAGAGCTCTGCAAATATGGAGTAGGTTGTTTGGGAATGTAGTGGGCTCTTCATCATTAGAGGAAATCAAGCTGAAACTGAAAAGCCATGCATCACTGTGGTGCAGAAAAAGATCTACAATGGCAGACAGAGTTGGACTAGATTATTTGGGGAAGCATAATCATGATATAAGTCTGTGTAACATACCTAGAAGCTTAGCCAAAAGGTTCAAGGACTATTAATGTCCACTGATTCCTGTGTGGACATTCACCAGGAGGGAatgataacaaaaaaataaaataacataacataaaatagatgttgtttaagggtacaaacttgtgaCAAGTAGTAAATAACCCAGTGATCTAATGCACAGTTCAATGAATATAGACAGCAATATTGTACCataattatgtaatataataaatatcacaacagcaatcatattacaatatgtaaatgtatcaaagtaacacattgtacaccttaaatttacatgttttatgtcaaatatattcaagactgaaaaaaaaagaaaaaagcactaCTTTTAGTTATCTAAGAGAACTAGATTTTCAGAAGCTGTGACCCACTGTGGATTTTTGGAGACAGTCCTCTGTCTATCTTCATAAAACATCAGATTCAAACTATTAGGAACATATCAGCATTTCCAGATCACAAAATTACCTTGGAGACCTCCCCAAGGTAACTCTCCATGTCCAGTGTCCTTTTGTCCTTAAAAGCCCAGCTAGATTCTACATCACTTAAGAAGCATTTCATGATCCCTGTTCTATCAACACACTGCATGTCCTTTTGGATGTTCTGGTCTCTCCTGAATCCTTCTGCTTCCCCTCCCTGACAGGTTGTGTGCCCATTTAAGCCTGGGCCATGGGTCACCCCTGTTCCTCATAGGAATTCTCACACCCATATACTGGGTGATCAACAAGTgttttgatggatggatggatggatggatattcAGACACAGACAAATAGactgatggagggatggaggggtggatggatggacaaacGGACAAAACAGGTGGCTggacagacagatgaatggaaagccCTGGAGCTAGCATTGCTCATGAGAAAAGAGATCTTGGGAACAACAGGAGCATGTTTTCTGTGAAAATGATCTGGAGAAACAGAGTGAGTATTCACAACTAATGATTTCCCTAGTACCTAGCACAAAGTGGGAGAACACAGAGCAAACTTAAAGTCACTTTTCTGGCCAAGTTTAATGAGATGAACTGCCATATAGGACACAGAACCACTAAAATGAATATGTTATGTATCTTGTCTCTGATCAAATGCATTAAATAATCAGaatcatcactttaaacattGTAAATTTGATATTCTATGACCCCAaagtaatttctaattttatttctcctttttcctggAAACAAATAGAGACTGTGGACTTTCACAACGGTTTTTCAATCACTCAGCCAGACTGGAACTCCAGACCAGATGCCCTGGACCTACATGAGACAAAGGATGTTGAGTTTGGATCAATGAGTATTTTATTCAGTTGAAAGACGAGACAGACCATGGAAAGCACCAACCAGACAGCCTCTGTGACAGAGTTCATTCTCCTGGGCCTCTCTGCCCACCCAAGGCTGGAGAAAACGTTCTTTGTGCTCATCCTGCTCATGTACCTGGTGATCCTGCTGGGCAACGGGGTCCTCATCCTGGTGACCATCCTTGACTCCCGCCTACACAAGCCCATGTACTTCTTCCTGAGGAACCTCTCCTTCCTGGACATCTTCTACACAGCCTCCTCAGTCCCCCTCATCCTTGACAGCTTCCTGACCCCCAGGAAAACCATCCCCTTCTCAGCCTGTGCTGTGCAGATGTTCCTCTCCTTTGCCATGGGGGCCACGGAGTGTGTGCCTCTGGGCGTGATGGCGTTTGATCGCTATATGGCCATCTGCAACCCCCTGAGGTACCCCGTGGTCATGAGCAAGGCTGCCTATGTGCCCATGGCTACCAGCTCCTGGGAAGCTGGAAGTGCTGCCTCCATGGTTCAAACATCCCTTGCAATGAGGCTGCCCTTCTGTGGGGACAATGTCATCAACCACTTCACCTGTGAGATCCTGGCTATCCTGAAGTTGGCCTGTGCTGACATCTCCAACGATGTGATCAGTATGGGGGTGACCAATGTGATCTTCCTAGGGGTCCCAGTTCTGTTCATCTTTGTCTCCTACATCTTCATCCTCACCACCATCCTGAGGATCCCCTCAGCTGAGGGGAAGAAAAAGGCCTTCTCCACCTGCTCTGCCCACCTCACAGTTGTGGTCATCTTCTATGGGACCATCCTCTTCATGTATGGGAAGCCCAAATCCAAGGACCCAAGGTGGGCAGACAAACAGGACCTTGCAGACAAGCTCACTTCCCTCTTCTATGGGGTGGTGACCCCCATGTTCAACCCCATCATCTACAGCCTGAGGAACAAGGATGTGAAGGCCACCGTGAGGAACCTGGTAAGTCGGAAACACTTCACCCAGTGGTGTTTGGAGGACAGATGCCCCTGGAGTTCTGTGCCTCTTGGCTGCTTTCACCCATGAATCTCAGAAGAATGTGCCTCCCAAAGAAGATACATGTAGAGTGATTACCAGAAAACTGaattacatatataatggaaaattTTAGCTGTTACtggacttaatttttaaaaacaatgtaacCTAAAACCTGATGGGACTGTGACACGAGGGGATGGAAGTGGAATGCTGCTGAGAGAACAATTAGTGATTTTCCCGCTTCTCTATTGGGCAAGTCTGAATTCACCTTTGTGAGCAGGTTGCTCCTTCATTTTGAGAAAAACAGCTTAGTTTGCCTTGGTGCTGCAGAAAGATTCAAAATCCTGCTCTCAAAGGAGGCACTGTGGAGACAGTGTGGGGCAAAACTTCATGACATAGCAGTATAAAAGATAGTCTTCCTTGTAGATGAAATGGCacgtctttttatttttcttggaagcAAGGCTGAGGCTGGAGATAAGAATGAAGTCAGTCTTCTTCCTTTCCCTGAGACTCAGGGGAGTTGGGATCGTGTAGATTCTAGGTAGGGCATTTCCTCTGAGGGCAAGTAAGGTGGATCCTGTAACACGTGTGTGGAAGGTCTTAGCCTGGAATGTGGTTTTAAGCTTTCTTTTCCTGCCCTCGGtaagtcttttcttctttttttaaaatttatttatttatttattggctgcgttgggtcttcgttgctgtgcgtgggctttctctagttgcggcgagtgggggctactcttcgttgtggtgcacgggcttctcattgcggtggcttctcctgttgcagagcacgggctctagagcgcaggctcagtagttgtggcgcacgggctcagttgctccgcggcatgtgggatcttcctagaccagggctcaaacctgtgtcccctgcattggcaggcacattcttaaccactgcgccaccagggaagccccctcggtAAGTCTTAAGTACACAGTCTGGTCCTGTAGTTTGGAGAGTTAAAGGATGGATCTATGgggagagcagggcaggggcACCACAGTGATCTGAGGGAAGCTGGAGTCAGGACGGTGAAATGTGACCGCAGAAGATGGAGCAAGGTGGCTATGCTGAGGAGAACTGGGGTGATAAAACTGAAAGGCAGAGCCAGTTCACGTGTACCTGACAAGAGGTCCAGAGGTAAAATGTGTGAGGCTCTCAGACAGCAGTGACACAAAAGAGGGCAAAGATATCGTAAGGGAGAGaaactgcctctttttttttcaaggcaGTCAGATACCCTGTTTTCCCTGAGAATCAAAACTTTCTAGTGAAAACAAATGCTCTCAGCTTGCCTTGCTTGGGTGTCCTGGGTTCCTCCTGCCTGAGACATGTCCAGCCACTCTCTTGGTCCCCACAGCGCTCTCCTGCCCATTCTTGGCAGAAACTCAGGCACGGTCACTGCCTGCGTGGCTTCTTCAACAGTCTCTGGGGCTGTGCAAGAGCAGGACATGTTCCTGTCCCACCCTTTCATCCCCAGTATTATCTGTCCCACCCTGGGGGTGGATTTGCCTTTCCCTATTGAGCACAGAGCCCACGTACGCCCTTCTCAGCTCACTACAGGGAGGAGGACATCAACTCGGGATTAATTCTGACCTTTATAAATCAAGAAGAGTTGACTTAAAAATGAAACGTACTTGTAGAGCAAAGTTCCTTTTcaacatattttatttcactaGTTTTGGCTTAGAGAACTGTGCTTAGTTCCTACCCAACTCTTTCGAAAGGACCAAAGGAGGTGTTCCCCAGTTGCTGAAAGAGCGGCTGGCAGACAGGCTTCAGCTGTCAGTCATCTTTGGGAATTAGATAAGAGGGCTCTTAGCTGAAGAGAgctgactcacccaaggtcatgcTCCTTTCCCCAAGGCAGCCCATATCCAATGACTGATTGGCGAAGGGATATAAATGCCTTGCCCCCACTAGGGACAATTCTGAAGGGCCATCCCAGTACCAGAGTCCCCCATGGGGTTGACTGAGGCCTCTGTTGAGACTGCATCACAGCCCAACTTCCCCCTCTGCCCAATCCTCCGTCCTCATCCTCCCTTCCACCAGTACTGATCCTAAGAGTACTCCCTAATAAGCCTCTtgcactccaatctctgtctcagAGTTTGCTTCCTGGCAAAACCAAACTGTGACACCATGCAAAGTCCAATGCTCAAG
It contains:
- the LOC137770927 gene encoding olfactory receptor 13C7, whose amino-acid sequence is MESTNQTASVTEFILLGLSAHPRLEKTFFVLILLMYLVILLGNGVLILVTILDSRLHKPMYFFLRNLSFLDIFYTASSVPLILDSFLTPRKTIPFSACAVQMFLSFAMGATECVPLGVMAFDRYMAICNPLRYPVVMSKAAYVPMATSSWEAGSAASMVQTSLAMRLPFCGDNVINHFTCEILAILKLACADISNDVISMGVTNVIFLGVPVLFIFVSYIFILTTILRIPSAEGKKKAFSTCSAHLTVVVIFYGTILFMYGKPKSKDPRWADKQDLADKLTSLFYGVVTPMFNPIIYSLRNKDVKATVRNLVSRKHFTQWCLEDRCPWSSVPLGCFHP